The nucleotide window ATCAAAGCCGTGCGGGCACGATGTATCTatgggaaccggacaacccaaagctgACGCAGGCAGAACAACAAAGgatcaaaccaacgtttgattGAAACGATCAACACTGAAATCCAccagaaatttgagagaaaactctctagcattttgatatgtttgataaaatgataGATAATGACCACTAGGGCTGGCTACAATCCTAATATGATCTAAAtcgtaaaatataaaattataaaaatatctctaaaaatagaaaatgaccCGTTTTGAGGCTTGAAACGATGAAATTTCATGAAAAGAGGGTGAGACTAAGCGCCAAAGACGCCAATTTATTGTAGGTGCCCACCTGAAACTGTTGCAAGAAGGTTCCAATTGACTTTGAGTGTGCATAGAATCACTACTCTAGCTATTGTGGTTTTTCTCCTTttggtgtgtgtttttttttttaagtttggaaTTTCATTGTTGATTTGTTATGCTATTACTATTGTTTTTGTTGGGTAGGGAAGACTCCTCATTACCTCCTTTAATTTCTTATCCTCTAGATTCTATTCTATTCTATTCTTGTACCAATATGGATATTATTTCTATGATAATAAATTGAGTTGACTCTTTGATTTTGGACTATTATTTAagtaaaaaaattcagaaaaaaattgaaagctaAATTTCTATCCAAGTATGTCTTTCAATTATAGTATAGTAGCCTCAGTTTTGTGGGGCTGGAATCTCAAATATTGATAATTTCAGGTCCTAACCATTAATAACGCATTTTCTTAGAGAATAACGTCTTGTAGTAAATCCGTAGTTAAGTGTGCTTCTGTGAGATAACTATTGGGATGAGTGACCTCCTAGGAAATCAAAGTCGTGCGTGCATGATGTATCAACGGGAACCGGACAATCCAAAACTGACGCAAACATAACAACAAAGGATCAAACCAACGTTCCATTGAAACGAAACAATATTTCGTCGGTATTTACTTTACCGAGGAGCTTAATACCGACGGAAAAATTTCGTCGATAATTATTATTACCGACGGATATTTTGGGATTACCGATAGCAAGGGTAGATGGTCGTGATGTGGCACAAGATCTCCCTGTTGGCCGAGCAGCTGTCAACCGACGGAATCCACAGGCGAACCGTGGTAGACATGTGCCGCAACCAGCACATCACGACGTCATGGAGGATGATTCTGATGTTGAAGAAGCCGTGGATGATGtgtatggtgatgatgatttgaagtTTGATGAAGGTGGGATATTGTACgaagaaaattcagaaaattcTCAATTAGCCGAAGGAATTGAAACTAATCAAATCTCACAAGAGCCCGAGGAGCATACATGTTCTAGTGATTTTAAGGAGAAAGAGTTGGAAAATTGTTCAAAGAATATAATACAGGTTGAGGTTATGGAGAGTAAAGAAGAATTCACAAGACAAGTTTTGATCGaagaagaagttagagaagaactTATGCACCATAATGACAAAATTTTTGTGATTGAAGATGCAGATTCAATTAAAGACCATATTATTCACGAATCTCAAAATTCTATAAATTTGGCAACAAAGTGTGAGATGcaacatgttgattttattggggtTGAGGATTCTAATTTCATTATTAGCTCCTCAATATTAGAGATTGTCAAGGAGTTGATGTTGAGAACTACAAATTTGGGTTGTCCAAATTTTATGGAATATGTTGAGTTCATGAGTATATTGAACAAACAATCTTATTTGAAATACTTGTTTCTTTGGGATGGAAGAATACAAAGTCAGCCAATGGACTCGAAGACTTCAAAAGATCAACTCTCTTTAAGTATCATGGTGAAGACAACTCTTTTTAGTCAAATTATAACTCGGGGTCGATTTCTTTCCAAGTGGAGGGGACTGACGTAGAACGGTCGGTGGAaaagttccttgagaagttggaacgtgttcgaaggaatccaaatcaaaatcggagttgaagttgctgtttttgaaaattaaagtttcagttccctactttgaccgtccataacttttgattccctcgtgtgttttcctattataatatgtttccgagaaCTGATTTTGACCTAAAACTGACATTTGGAAAGAGATCAAAAAGGTGTCGTTTTGGTGTCCAACAGAGTTAATTAACTTTCATGCATGttttatgtttctaattttccaattctagtttaattaggagttcaattagggtttgattgttttttcggtctataaatagtctcataaacgtttgtaattgatacattcagttttattaataaaattccttgaggttttctcaattgttcttggtagattccaagtttcttgatttcgtcgcgaacgaattcaagtgttctagATTCCGCACTACGTCTATATCAATCTTATTTCAATCCCTTCTGCCTCGAAAGAGCTCGACCCGAGCGAACTTCATTGCAAAATGCCATAACTAGAGTGGAAAGCAAACAAATCGGCAACATTGAAAGTGTTGGACGTCCCTATATGAGTTGGTAGGTTTACCACATAAGCATTGTCATTGATCCTcttcaaaaccttaaaaggacCATACTTCTTAGGCTTGAATTTGTTGTAGGTGCCCACTGAAAAATGCTCATTGCGTAAGAAAACCATAACCAAATGATCCTTCTCAAACAACTTCACACGTATATGCTTATCGACTGCCACTTTATACTTGACATTGGTTGCTTCTAGGTTCTTCTTGACTTCAGCTTGAATACTTTGTGATTCTTTAGCATAACCAAGGAACTTTGAATCGCGATATGAAATAATAGTCGAAGGCACCCTATGTAGCCGCACAATTTCTCCGAAAAACAAGTGTTCAATATGAGATGCATTCGACATCTTGCTACATGACAGGAAATGAACCATCTTTGAAAATTTGTCaaccacaacaaaaaaataatctatGCTACGCTAGGTCCATGGCAATCCCAGCACAAAATCTACAGAAAGATCCTCCCAAATGTTATTAGGTACAGGCAGGGGCATATGTGTGATTAAGGTTCGATCCCAACCGCAAATAAATTTCTCccatatttcataaaaaaaatgaatagaaTGATAGATGTGGTTAATCATGTTTGCACGATCATTTGACGATAAAAGAAAGCTGTTTACTGCCACCAATCATTGCCTAATAAATGCCTAATTGGAGATGACCATGTCCATTAATCAATAATTGTCTCAAGATTGTTCCAGCACATTAGATCTTACTCCACAAATGAAATGAACTcgacatgcatatatatatatatatacacacacatatacatatagcctcatcattcaattttttGCAAAATTTAGAATATAATTTGTAAGAAATGAAtgcttttgatttttaaaatatatgtcGTGCATGGGACTGACTACAATGATCATATATTTCGGACCATAAAATACAgttttatgattcatttttagtGTATGACATGTCATTTAGAAAAAAATGTCTCACATCCCAAAAAAAGTTATTCCGCAAAAAAGACTACTGTATATAATATACATGCACGTaattttgtataaaattatcctCATAATTACGCATAAATGAACAATGTTGAATGTTTATTGTGTTTGTGACAACTAGTCATGTCACTTGACAAAAAAACATTCCAAATTGTGCGATAATATCAGGAGTCTTTTAAGTTGTCTTCATTGTTGCACGACAGCTGGTATATATTTTATAAGTAAAAAGGCAACTGGGTTCTCACATCTCCATctataaaaccctaaacctaattgCACAATTCCCCACCCCTCAAGTAACAAAAATCTCTCACATTTCATAAGTTGCAAGTGTTAATTAAGAGATATGGCTTCAAAGGCTTTAGCATCAACCACTCTCCTCCTCTCCCTTAACCTCCTATTCTTCACATTTGTCAGCTCCAACTATGTCCCATGCCCACCACCACCGACCCACAAACCCCACTCTCCACCACCAACTCCCAAGGGCAAGTGCCCTATAGATACCTTAAAACTGGGTGTTTGTGCAGATGCTTTGGGGTTGGTTAAGGTTGTTATTGGATCTCCACCAGTGATGCCTTGCTGCACTCTCATCCAGGGTATTGTTGACCTTGAAGCTGCTCTTTGTCTTTGCACTGCAATTAAGGCTAATGTTTTGGGCATCAACCTCAATGTTCCTGTTTCATTGAGCTTGATCCTCAATAACTGTGGCAAGAAGGTTCCAACTGACTTCCAGTGTGCATAGAATCACTACTCTAACTATTGTGGGTTTTCTCCTTTTAGTGCGTGTCTTTTCTTTTGAAGTTCAGAATTTCATTATTACTATTGTTTTTGGTTGGTAGAGAAGACGCCTCGTCACCTCCTTTAATTTCTTATCCTCTACATTCTATTCTATTCTTGTACCAATATGGGCATTGTTTATGTGATAATAAATTGAGTTGATTCCTTGATTTTGGactctataattttatttaagtAAAAGATtcagaaaaaaattcaaagctaAATTTCGATCCAAGTATGTCTTTCTATTACTATATTGTAGCCTAAGTTTTGTGGGTCTGGACTCTCAAATATAGATAATTCCATGTTTTAACAGTCAACAATGCATTTTTTTAGAGGATAACTTCTCGTAGTAACTCCGCAATTAAGCATGCTTCTACGAGACCACTATTGGGATGAGTGACCTCCTAGGAAATCAGAGCCGTGCGGGCACGATGTATCCacaggaaccggacaacccaaagctgACGTAGGCAAAACAACAAAGGATCAAACCAACATTTGATTGAAACGATCAACATTGAAATCCAccagaaatttgagagaaaactctctagCAATTTGATATGTTTGATAAAATGACAGATAATGACCATTAGGGCCGGCTACAGTCCTAATATGATCTAAAacgtaaaatataaaattataaaaatatccctaaaaataaaaatgacccGTTTGAGGCCTGAACAGATGAAATTTCATGAAAAGAGGGTGAGACTAAGGGCTAAAGACGTCAATTTATTGTAGGTGTCCACCGGAAAACTGTGGCAAGAAGGTTCCAACTGACTTTCAGTGTGCATAGAATCACTACTCTAGCTATTGTGGTTTTTCTCCTTttggtgtgtgtttttttttttaagtttggaaTTTCATTGTTGATTTGTTATGCTATTACTATTGTTTTTGGTGGGTAGAGAAGACTCCTCGTTACCTCCTTTAATTTCTTATCCTCTAGATTGGATTCTATTCTGTACCAATATGGATATTATTTCTGTGATAATAAATTGAGTTCACTCTTTGATTTTGGACTCTATTATTTAAGtaaaaaattcagaaaaaatATTTCTATCCAAGTATGTCTTTATAATATTGTATAGCAGCCTCAATTTTGTGGGGTTGGACTCTCAAATATCGATAATTTCAGGTCCTAACCATTAATAAAGCATTTTCTTAGAGAATAACATATTGTAGTAAATTCATAGTTATGCGTGCTTCTGTGAGATAACTATTGGGATAAGTGACCTCCTAGGAAATCAAAGTTGTGTGGGTACGATGTATTTGCGGGAATCGGATAACCCAAAGCTGATGCAGACATAACAACAAAGgatcaaaccaacgtttgattGAAACGATCAACACTGGAATCCACCAAAATTTTGAGAGAAAAGTCTTTAGGATTTTGATatgtttgataaaatgataGATAATGACCACTAGGGACAGCTACAACCCTAATGTGAcctaaaacataaatataaaattataaaaatacccCTAAAACCAGAAAATGGTATGTTTCAGGCTTGAAACGATGGAATTTCATGAAAAAAGAGTGGGCCTAAGGGTGAAAGGTGCGTAGTACGATCCAGAATGTAGTTTCGCTACAGCCAGCCAAACTTCATTGAATTCGGACAACGTTGCACAAAATCCAGCCCAACCAACTCAAGTCCAATATCTAGTTGCTAAATCTGGTAAATAACTCCAACTTATGGGGCAGCCCTATATTCAGTCCCTTCTACCTCAAAAGAGCTCGACCTGAGCGTGCAAAACACCATAACTGGAGTGGAAAGCAAACAAATCAACAACATTGAAAGTGTTGGACATCCCCATATGAGTTGGCAGGTTTACCACATAAGCATTGTCATTGATCTTCTTCAAAACCTTGAAAGGACCATACTTCCTAGGCTTGAATTTATTGTAGGTGCCCACTGGAAAATGCTCCTGGGGTAAGAAAACCATAACCAAATCATCCTTCTCATACAACTTCATACGTATATGCTTATCGGCTGCCACTTTCTACTTGGCATTGGATGCTTCTAGGTTCTTCTAGACTTCAGCTTGAATACTTTGTGATTCTTTAGCATAACTGCCCACAACAACGCTAACTCCAGGAGCAGCTGGCAGGCGCACCAAATCTACAACATGTTTAGGAACTTGTGTGTAAACCAAGGCAAAACGAGACTTGCCAATAGCACTATGTACAACATTGTTGTATGCAAACTCTACCTGAGCAAGAGCATGATCCCATTGCTTGAGCCAATCAGTAGAAATACTGTGAATGAGGTTCGTAAGGGTTCTGTTCACCACCTCTGTCTGACCATCAGTTTAAGGATGTGCAGTGCTATTGAAGTTCAAAGATGTATCAAACCAGTTCCACAAAGTGAGCCAAAAATAACTAAGGAACTTTGAATCGTGATATGAAGTAATAGTCAAAGGCACCCCATTAGCTGCACAATTTCTCTAAAAAACAAGCATGCAATATGAGATGCATTCGACGTCTTGTGACATGATAGGAAATGAACCATCTTTGAAAATCTGTCAACCACAACAAAAAATAATCTATGGTACACTAGGTCCATGGCAATGCTAGAACAAAATCCCTAGAAAGATCCTCCCAAATGCCATTAGGTACAGGCAGGGGCATATGTGTGTCTAATGTTCGATTTCAACCGCAAACATATTTCTCCggtatttcataaaaaaaagaatagaatGATAGATGTGGTTAATCATGTTTGCACGATCAGTTGATGATAAAAGAAAGCTGCTTACTGCCACCAATCATTGCCTAATAAATGCCTAATTGGAGATGGCCATGTCCAATAATCAATAATTGTCTCAAGATTGTTCCAGCACATTGGATCTTACTCCACAAATGAAATGAACTCgagatgcatatatatatatatatatatatatatatatatatatatatatatagcctcatcattcaattttccGCGAAATTTGGAATATAATTTGTAAGAAATGAAtgcttttgatttttaaaatatatatatatgtcgtgCATGGGACTGACTACAATGATCATATATTTCCGACCATAAAATACAGTTTTATGATTTCATTTTTAGTGTATGACATGTTATTTAGAAAAAAACTATCACACCCCAAAAAAATGTTATTCCGCAAAAAGACTACTGTATAAATATACATGCATGTAATTTTGTGTAAAAAATGAACAATGTTGAATGTTTATTGTGTTTGTGACAACTAGTCATGtcaattgacaaaaaaaaattccaaattgtGCAAATAATATCAGGAGTCTTTTAAGTTGTCTTCATTGTTGCATGACAGCTGgtatatatttcataaaaaaaaggcTTTTGCATCAACCACTCTCCTCCTATTCTTCACATTTGTCAGCTCTAACTATGTCCCATGCCCACCACCACCGACCCACAAACCCCACTCTCCACCACCAACTCCCAAGGGCAAGTGCCCTATAGATACCCTAAAACTGGGTGTTTGTGCAGATGTTTTGGGGTTGGTTAAGGTTGTTATTGGATCTCCACCAGTAATGCCTTGCTGCACTCTCATCCAGGGTATTGCTGACCTTGAAGCTGCTCTCTGTCTTTGCACCGCAATTAAGGCTAATGTTTTGGGCATCAACCTCAATGTTCCTATTTCATTGAGCTTGATCCTCAATAACTGTGGCAAGAAGGTTCCAATTGACTTCCAGTGTGCATAGAATCACTACTCTAGCTATATATTGTGGGTTTTCTCTTTTagtgtgtctttttttttgaagttcagAATTTCATTATTACTATTGTTTTTGGTtgggacaatgctagagaccccaaaAATTTGACTCTCAAAAGTTCtcaaaatctatgtggcattaaaatagtcattgattaaaaacacacatatagggcccacttcacatctaacacttcacattaaatgaggatcTTTTTGGGGGTCAGTTTTTGGGGGTCTTAAGCATTATTCTTTTGGTTGCTAGATAAGACACCTCATCACCTCCTTTAATTTCTTATCCTCTAGATTCTATTATATTCTTGTCCCAATATGGGTATTGTTTCTGTGATAATAAATTGAGTTGATTCCTTGATTTTGgactatattattttatttaagtaAAAGATtcagaaaaaaattcaaagctaAATTTCGGTCCAAGTATGTCTTCCTAGTATTGTATTGTTGCCTAAGTTTTGTGGGCCTGGACTCTCAAATATAGATAATTCCAAGTTTTAACCATCAACAACGCGTTTTCTTAGAGGATAACATCTCGTAGTAACTCTGCAATTAAGCGTGTCTTTGCGAGAGCACTATTGGGATGAGTAACCTCCTAGGAAATCAAAGCCGTGCGGGCACGATGTATCCACAGGAACCGGACAACTCAAAGCTGGCGCAGGCAGAACAACAAAGgatcaaaccaacgtttgattGAAACGATCAACACTGAAATCCAccagaaatttgagagaaaactctctagcattttgatatgtttgataaaatgataGATAATGACCACTAGGGCCGGTTACAATCCTAATATGAtctaaatcataaaatataaaattataaaaatacccctaaaaatagaaaatgtccCGTTTTGAGGCTTGAAACGATGAAATTTCACGAAAAAGACGGTGAGACTAAGGGCCAAGACGTCAATTTATTGTAGGTGTCCACTGGAAACTGTGGCAAGAAGGTTCCAATTGACTTTGAGTGTGCATAGAATCACTACTCTAGCTATTGTGGTTTTTCTCCTTttggtgtgtgttttttttttaagtttgaaatttcattgttgaTTTGTTATGCTATTACTATTGTTTTTGGTGGGTAGGGAAGACTCCTCATTACCTCCTTTAATTTCTTATCCTCTAGATTCTATTCTATTCTATTCTtgtaccgatatggatattatttCTATGATAATAAATTGAGTTGACTCTTTGATTTTGGACTATTatttaagtaaaaaaattaagaaaaaaattgaaagctaAATTTCTATCCAAGTATGTCTTTCTATTATAGTATAGTAGCCTCAGTTTTGTGGGGCTGGAATCTCAAATATTGATAATTTCAGGTCCTAACCATTAATAACGCGTTTTCTTAGAGAATAACATCTTGTAGTAAATCCGTAGTTAAGTGTGCTTCTGTGAGATAACTATTGGGATGAGTGACCTCCTAGGAAATCAAAGTCGTGCGTGCATGATGTATCAACGGGAATCGGAGAATCCAAAACTGACGCAAACATAACAACAAAGgatcaaaccaacgtttgattGAAACGAAACAGTATTCTGTCGGTATTTACTTTACCGAGGAGCTTAATACTGACGGAAAAATTTTTTCGATAATTATTATTACCGACGGATATTTTGGGATTACCGACAGCAAGGGTAGATGGTCTTAATGTGGCACAAGATCTCCCTGTTGGCCGAGCAGCTGTCAACCGACGGAATCCACAGGCCAATCGTGGTAGACAGGTGCTGCAACCAGCACATCATGACGTCATGGAGGATGATTCTAATGTTGAAGAAGCCGTGGATGATGtgtatggtgatgatgatttgaagtTTGATGAAGGTGGGATATTGTATgaagaaaattcagaaaattcTCAATTAGCCGAAGGAATTGAAACTAATCAAATCTCACAAATGCCCGAGGAGCATACATGTTCTAGTGATTTTACAGAGAAAGAGTTGGAAAATTGTTCAAAGAATATAATGTAGGTTGAGGTTATGGAGAGTAAAGAAGAATTCACAAGTCAAGTTTTGATCGaagaagaagttagagaagaactTATGCACCATAATGACAAAATTATTGTGATTGAAGATGCAGATTCAATTAAAGACCATATTATTCACGAATCTCAAAATTCTATAGATTTGGCAACAAAGTGTGAGATGtaacatgttgattttattggggtTGAGGATTCTAATTTCATTATTAGCTCCTCAATATTAGAGATTGTCAAGGAGTTGATGTTAAGAACTACAAATTTGGGTTGtccaaattttatgaaatttgttGAGTTCATGAGTATATTGAACAAACTATCTTATTTGAAATACTTGTTTCTTTGAGATGGAAGAATACAAAGTCAACTAATGGACTCGAAGACTTCAAAAGATCAACTCTCTTTGAGTATCATGGTGAAGACAACTCTTTTAAGTCAAATTATAACTCGGGGTCGAGTTCTTTCCAAGTGGAGGGGACTGACGTAGAATGGTCTGTGGAAAAATTCCCTGAGAAATTGGAACGTGTTCGAAggaatccaaat belongs to Tripterygium wilfordii isolate XIE 37 chromosome 2, ASM1340144v1, whole genome shotgun sequence and includes:
- the LOC119982111 gene encoding 14 kDa proline-rich protein DC2.15-like, coding for MASKALASTTLLLSLNLLFFTFVSSNYVPCPPPPTHKPHSPPPTPKGKCPIDTLKLGVCADALGLVKVVIGSPPVMPCCTLIQGIVDLEAALCLCTAIKANVLGINLNVPVSLSLILNNCGKKVPTDFQCA
- the LOC120009468 gene encoding 14 kDa proline-rich protein DC2.15-like, which codes for MEFHEKRVGLRVKALYSVPSTSKELDLSVQNTITGVESKQINNIESVGHPHMSWQVYHISIVIDLLQNLERTILPRLEFIVGAHWKMLLGWYIFHKKKAFASTTLLLFFTFVSSNYVPCPPPPTHKPHSPPPTPKGKCPIDTLKLGVCADVLGLVKVVIGSPPVMPCCTLIQGIADLEAALCLCTAIKANVLGINLNVPISLSLILNNCGKKVPIDFQCA